The following are encoded in a window of Manihot esculenta cultivar AM560-2 chromosome 8, M.esculenta_v8, whole genome shotgun sequence genomic DNA:
- the LOC110621651 gene encoding nuclear transcription factor Y subunit B-6 — protein sequence MERAGFHGYRKLPSTSSGPKLSEMNMRLEEMNHGNSNNTTTNHSTADDNECTVREQDRFMPIANVIRIMRKILPSHAKISDDAKETIQECVSEYISFITSEANERCQREQRKTITAEDVLYAMSKLGFDDYIEPLTVYLHRYRELEGDRASIRGEPLVKRSVEYGNLGVPAGAFAPAFHMGHHGFFGTAAMGGYMRDPSNASSSQNALANGEAFPQNK from the exons ATGGAACGTGCAGGCTTCCATGGCTACCGCAAGCTACCAAGCACAAGCTCTG GGCCGAAGCTATCTGAAATGAACATGAGGCTGGAAGAGATGAATCATGGAAATAGCAACAACACTACTACTAATCACTCCACGGCAGATGACAATGAATGCACAGTGAGGGAGCAAGACAGATTCATGCCAATCGCAAATGTTATCAGGATCATGCGCAAGATACTTCCTTCACATGCCAAAATCTCCGATGATGCCAAGGAAACCATCCAAGAGTGTGTTTCCGAGTACATCAGCTTCATCACTAGCGAAGCCAATGAACGCTGCCAACGCGAGCAGCGCAAGACCATTACTGCTGAAGATGTTCTTTATGCTATGAGCAAGCTAGGCTTTGATGATTACATTGAACCCTTGACTGTGTATCTCCATCGTTACCGTGAACTCGAGGGTGACCGTGCCTCGATAAGAGGCGAGCCATTGGTGAAGAGGAGTGTTGAATATGGTAACTTGGGGGTTCCAGCTGGTGCCTTTGCACCAGCATTTCACATGGGTCACCATGGATTCTTTGGCACGGCTGCCATGGGAGGATATATGAGGGATCCTTCCAATGCTAGTTCCTCCCAAAATGCACTGGCTAATGGTGAAGCATTTCCCCAGAATAAATGA